The following are encoded in a window of Cryptococcus neoformans var. neoformans B-3501A chromosome 13, whole genome shotgun sequence genomic DNA:
- a CDS encoding hypothetical protein (Similar to gi|46098813|gb|EAK84046.1| hypothetical protein UM03045.1 [Ustilago maydis 521], FASTA scores: opt: 478, E(): 5.1e-18, (31.544% identity (59.955% similar) in 447 aa overlap (131-542:296-706))), with amino-acid sequence MSQYDPIQGGLESSAGPESSAQTSIHSARSSRHRPRRHASIPDPGEMDAAFDGPDVDNDEFDQGETHGLLNNTRDRGMPGDYDFERDYTLPPPSPPPFEPYSAHNPAPGNSHGIIPTTVPARPRRAPPRHFLGGLLPSSFLPRQQSPAPSAGRAVGGGMSGVFDNLAARPDRHTIAEGEGGLQYVPEDESKDAPPSYQAALRDAVPPYWDTTVVLPSSSSPFGPLSSSISGDEILIDGMPSGNFFSFLWNLVVSASFQFVGFLLTYVLHTTHAAKYGSRAGLGLTLIQVGLNLRSKAQDLMKNNTFPAASSDPSDPDPPANHVPSDEEIAENAIEAIWGPGNSPWPAQFREPGTGENGPVTIVHNTHEAEMWAMAHNTTLTQMLNLPSAADVGRANEWFSFFLMSIGWFIVLTSVGGWWRVKRFERGLRAAQQESEAAQAAAAANTAAENGENGATVPEADESINASTTPVPTQPGPSQLSYYTSPFISAWQGARHIQEGFLGQHGSRSQGRRGLGLWGGLRGQGHTAVSQEDDEHELLDAQGFGLGPMAIDVDEAPGAEVRRQRGLWN; translated from the exons ATGTCACAATATGACCCCATCCAGGGGGGATTGGAATCATCGGCCGGCCCCGAGAGCTCTGCGCAAACATCTATCCATTCTGCTCGCAGCTCCCGCCATCGTCCACGACGACATGCATCAATACCTGACCCTGGGGAAATGGATGCTGCCTTTGATGGTCCCGATGTTGACAATGATGAATTTGACCAAGGTGAGACGCATGGACTGTTAAATAATACTAGAGATCGGGGGATGCCAGGCGATTACGACTTTGAGCGTGATTAT ACATTGCCGCCACCGTCTCCACCTCCGTTTGAGCCTTATTCTGCACATAATCCAGCACCAGGCAATTCACATGGAATCATCCCTACGACAGTTCCTGCTCGACCGAGACGAGCTCCACCGCGTCATTTCCTTGGGGGTCTGTTACCGTCGTCGTTTTTACCCCGTCAACAGTCACCGGCTCCGTCTGCAGGTCGAGCggttggaggaggaatgagTGGAGTGTTTGACAATTTGGCTGCGAGGCCTGATAGGCACACAATAGCGGAAGGCGAAGGGGGTTTGCAGTATGTTCCCGAGGATGAGTCAAAAGACGCGCCTCCA TCATATCAAGCGGCGCTTCGAGATGCTGTTCCACCGTATTGGGATACCACCGTCGTCCTACCCTCCTCTAGTTCTCCTTTCGGCCCCTTGTCCAGTTCTATCAGCGGTGATGAGATCCTTATTGACGGTATGCCGAGCGGCAACTTTTTCAGCTTCCTCTGGAATT TGGTTGTCTCTGCATCCTTCCAATTCGTTGGTTTCCTCCTCACCTACGTCCTCCATACTACCCATGCTGCCAAGTACGGCTCGCGTGCTGGTTTGGGTCTCACTCTTATCCAAGTCGGTTTAAACCTCCGTTCAAAGGCGCAAGACCTCATGAAGAACAACACCTTCCCCGCTGCTTCCTCCGATCCATCTGACCCCGATCCCCCCGCTAACCATGTTCCATCCGACGAGGAGATTGCGGAGAATGCCATCGAAGCCATCTGGGGTCCTGGGAATTCCCCATGGCCTGCGCAGTTCAGGGAACCAGGCACAGGGGAGAATGGACCCGTCACCATTGTGCACAACACACACGAGGCAGAAATGTGGGCTATGGCTCATAACACAACCCTCACCCAGATGCTAAATCTTCCATCGGCTGCAGATGTGGGGCGTGCAAATGAATGGTTTAGCTTTTTCCTCATGAGCATCGGATGGTTTATCGTGTTAACAAGTGTCGGTGGTTGGTGGAGAGTCAAGAGGTTTGAGAGGGGGTTGAGGGCTGCCCAGCAGGAGAGCGAGGCTGCACAGGCGGCTGCGGCAGCTAACACAGCTGctgaaaatggagaaaatgGCGCGACCGTACCGGAAGCAGATGAGTCTATCAACGCATCTACTACTCCGGTCCCCACTCAACCTGGTCCCAGCCAACTGTCCTACTATACGTCACCGTTCATAAGCGCCTGGCAAGGCGCTCGTCATATTCAAGAAGGTTTCCTCGGTCAGCACGGATCTCGTTcccaaggaaggagggggtTGGGTCTGTGGGGTGGACTGAGAGGGCAAGGTCATACGGCTGTTAGtcaggaagatgatgagcatgAGTTGTTGGATGCCCAAGGGTTTGGATTGGGGCCGATGGCGATTGATGTGGACGAAGCGCCGGGGGCGGAAGTAAGGCGTCAGCGTGGCTTATGGAATTAA